In one Hypomesus transpacificus isolate Combined female chromosome 18, fHypTra1, whole genome shotgun sequence genomic region, the following are encoded:
- the dcp1a gene encoding mRNA-decapping enzyme 1A isoform X2: METASKAGHLMSLAALQQQDPYINKLLDVTGQVALYTFNSKTNEWEKTDIEGTLFVYARSASPHHGFTIMNRLSTDNLVEPINKDLEFQLQDPFLLYRNANLGIYSIWFYDKKDCQRIAQLMVTIVKQEAVQAQRTSPERAGPGRTNGCSGPRPIDIMELLSKAKEEYHRTQTGDGDMSLATELTGTSAPLRAAPDPTEHAHAPPQPEKSSQSGLKQITVEELFRTSQPKESVLPVLPTSDPALPASYLQTHSYPPPAPFQPLLRPHLTSHPGAHPRPLAPGLLPYTSLHPGPGFRGGLPGEQQPRASVSPLLVASPGAEARPAPPPSAIPSSSYLGHELLSTLKPPGSSDLHKPTLAPNFLPSPLATPQSFREPISKPGHSALNSMASPGPIQQVKEGEAFSQASLVKPLTAGLALPGAGPVVSGAELSVLMSPSAFQHSVAKAAERPRSGAPPSSPPFSSGGADNQPPPCNKSQLQETLIHLLKTDAAFLSTIHDAYLQSLSKDLANVQL; the protein is encoded by the exons ATGGAGACCGCTAGCAAAGCTGGACATCTCATGAGCCTAGCAGCTCTTCAACAACAGGATCCGTACATTAATAAACTCCTCGATGTTACGGGGCAGGTAGCACTCTACACATTTAACTCCAAAACAAACGAATGG gAGAAAACCGACATTGAAGGCACCTTATTTGTTTATGCCAG GTCTGCCTCCCCTCACCATGGCTTCACCATTATGAACCGTCTGAGCACGGACAACTTGGTAGAACCCATCAACAAAGACCTGGAGTTCCAGCTCCAGGACCCCTTTCTGCTTTACAGGAACGCCAACT TAGGCATTTACAGCATCTGGTTCTACGATAAGAAGGACTGCCAGCGCATCGCTCAACTTATGGTGAC GATTGTGAAACAGGAAGCAGTTCAAGCCCAGAGGACGTCACCAGAGAGGGCGGGGCCTGGGAGGACCAATGGCTGCTCGGGGCCCCGTCCGATTGACATCATGGAGCTCCTCAGCAAGGCCAAGGAGGAGTACCACAgg acccagacaggagaCGGGGACATGTCCCTTGCTACTGAGCTGACTGGAACCAGCGCCCCCCTCAGAGCTGCTCCGGATCCTACTGAGCATGCTCacgcccccccccagccagagAAG AGCTCCCAGTCAGGTCTGAAGCAGATCACAGTGGAGGAGCTCTTCCGAACGTCTCAGCCCAAGGAGAGCGTTCTGCCTGTGCTGCCCACCTCCGACCCTGCCCTCCCTGCTAGCTACCTCCAGACTCACAGCTACCCCCCACCCGCACCCTTCCAGCCCCTCCTACgcccccacctcacctcccaCCCAGGGGCACACCCCCGTCCCCTGGCCCCAGGCCTGCTCCCCtacacctccctccacccaggTCCCGGCTTCCGAGGCGGTCTTCCAGGGGAGCAGCAGCCTCGCGCGTCCGTGTCCCCGCTCCTGGTGGCCTCACCTGGGGCTGAAGCCCGGCCGGCTCCCCCACCCTCTGCtataccctcctcctcctacctggGGCACGAGCTGCTGAGCACACTCAAACCCCCTGGGTCCTCGGACCTCCACAAACCCACCCTGGCCCCCAACTTCCTGCCCAGCCCGCTGGCCACGCCCCAGAGCTTCAGGGAGCCAATCAGCAAGCCTGGTCACTCTGCCCTCAATAGCATGGCAAGCCCAGGCCCAATCCAG caggtgaaggagggggaggcgTTCTCCCAGGCCAGCCTGGTCAAACCCCTTACC GCGGGGCTAGCATTACCAGGGGCGGGGCCTGTCGTCTCCGGGGCGGAGCTCTCCGTGTTGATGTCGCCCAGCGCCTTCCAGCATTCCGTTGCCAAGGCAGCGGAGCGGCCGAGGAGCggcgcccctccctcctcccctcccttttcctctggGGGGGCCGACAACCAGCCACCCCCCTGCAACAAGAGCCAGCTCCAGGAAACACTCATCCACCTCCTCAAG aCGGACGCAGCCTTCCTCAGCACCATCCATGACGCCTACCTGCAGAGTCTCTCCAAGGACCTGGCCAACGTCCAGCTATAG
- the dcp1a gene encoding mRNA-decapping enzyme 1A isoform X4, with translation MSLHLLSASPHHGFTIMNRLSTDNLVEPINKDLEFQLQDPFLLYRNANLGIYSIWFYDKKDCQRIAQLMVTIVKQEAVQAQRTSPERAGPGRTNGCSGPRPIDIMELLSKAKEEYHRTQTGDGDMSLATELTGTSAPLRAAPDPTEHAHAPPQPEKSSQSGLKQITVEELFRTSQPKESVLPVLPTSDPALPASYLQTHSYPPPAPFQPLLRPHLTSHPGAHPRPLAPGLLPYTSLHPGPGFRGGLPGEQQPRASVSPLLVASPGAEARPAPPPSAIPSSSYLGHELLSTLKPPGSSDLHKPTLAPNFLPSPLATPQSFREPISKPGHSALNSMASPGPIQQQVKEGEAFSQASLVKPLTAGLALPGAGPVVSGAELSVLMSPSAFQHSVAKAAERPRSGAPPSSPPFSSGGADNQPPPCNKSQLQETLIHLLKTDAAFLSTIHDAYLQSLSKDLANVQL, from the exons atgtccctgcacttact GTCTGCCTCCCCTCACCATGGCTTCACCATTATGAACCGTCTGAGCACGGACAACTTGGTAGAACCCATCAACAAAGACCTGGAGTTCCAGCTCCAGGACCCCTTTCTGCTTTACAGGAACGCCAACT TAGGCATTTACAGCATCTGGTTCTACGATAAGAAGGACTGCCAGCGCATCGCTCAACTTATGGTGAC GATTGTGAAACAGGAAGCAGTTCAAGCCCAGAGGACGTCACCAGAGAGGGCGGGGCCTGGGAGGACCAATGGCTGCTCGGGGCCCCGTCCGATTGACATCATGGAGCTCCTCAGCAAGGCCAAGGAGGAGTACCACAgg acccagacaggagaCGGGGACATGTCCCTTGCTACTGAGCTGACTGGAACCAGCGCCCCCCTCAGAGCTGCTCCGGATCCTACTGAGCATGCTCacgcccccccccagccagagAAG AGCTCCCAGTCAGGTCTGAAGCAGATCACAGTGGAGGAGCTCTTCCGAACGTCTCAGCCCAAGGAGAGCGTTCTGCCTGTGCTGCCCACCTCCGACCCTGCCCTCCCTGCTAGCTACCTCCAGACTCACAGCTACCCCCCACCCGCACCCTTCCAGCCCCTCCTACgcccccacctcacctcccaCCCAGGGGCACACCCCCGTCCCCTGGCCCCAGGCCTGCTCCCCtacacctccctccacccaggTCCCGGCTTCCGAGGCGGTCTTCCAGGGGAGCAGCAGCCTCGCGCGTCCGTGTCCCCGCTCCTGGTGGCCTCACCTGGGGCTGAAGCCCGGCCGGCTCCCCCACCCTCTGCtataccctcctcctcctacctggGGCACGAGCTGCTGAGCACACTCAAACCCCCTGGGTCCTCGGACCTCCACAAACCCACCCTGGCCCCCAACTTCCTGCCCAGCCCGCTGGCCACGCCCCAGAGCTTCAGGGAGCCAATCAGCAAGCCTGGTCACTCTGCCCTCAATAGCATGGCAAGCCCAGGCCCAATCCAG cagcaggtgaaggagggggaggcgTTCTCCCAGGCCAGCCTGGTCAAACCCCTTACC GCGGGGCTAGCATTACCAGGGGCGGGGCCTGTCGTCTCCGGGGCGGAGCTCTCCGTGTTGATGTCGCCCAGCGCCTTCCAGCATTCCGTTGCCAAGGCAGCGGAGCGGCCGAGGAGCggcgcccctccctcctcccctcccttttcctctggGGGGGCCGACAACCAGCCACCCCCCTGCAACAAGAGCCAGCTCCAGGAAACACTCATCCACCTCCTCAAG aCGGACGCAGCCTTCCTCAGCACCATCCATGACGCCTACCTGCAGAGTCTCTCCAAGGACCTGGCCAACGTCCAGCTATAG
- the dcp1a gene encoding mRNA-decapping enzyme 1A isoform X3, with the protein METASKAGHLMSLAALQQQDPYINKLLDVTGQVALYTFNSKTNEWEKTDIEGTLFVYARSASPHHGFTIMNRLSTDNLVEPINKDLEFQLQDPFLLYRNANCIYSIWFYDKKDCQRIAQLMVTIVKQEAVQAQRTSPERAGPGRTNGCSGPRPIDIMELLSKAKEEYHRTQTGDGDMSLATELTGTSAPLRAAPDPTEHAHAPPQPEKSSQSGLKQITVEELFRTSQPKESVLPVLPTSDPALPASYLQTHSYPPPAPFQPLLRPHLTSHPGAHPRPLAPGLLPYTSLHPGPGFRGGLPGEQQPRASVSPLLVASPGAEARPAPPPSAIPSSSYLGHELLSTLKPPGSSDLHKPTLAPNFLPSPLATPQSFREPISKPGHSALNSMASPGPIQQQVKEGEAFSQASLVKPLTAGLALPGAGPVVSGAELSVLMSPSAFQHSVAKAAERPRSGAPPSSPPFSSGGADNQPPPCNKSQLQETLIHLLKTDAAFLSTIHDAYLQSLSKDLANVQL; encoded by the exons ATGGAGACCGCTAGCAAAGCTGGACATCTCATGAGCCTAGCAGCTCTTCAACAACAGGATCCGTACATTAATAAACTCCTCGATGTTACGGGGCAGGTAGCACTCTACACATTTAACTCCAAAACAAACGAATGG gAGAAAACCGACATTGAAGGCACCTTATTTGTTTATGCCAG GTCTGCCTCCCCTCACCATGGCTTCACCATTATGAACCGTCTGAGCACGGACAACTTGGTAGAACCCATCAACAAAGACCTGGAGTTCCAGCTCCAGGACCCCTTTCTGCTTTACAGGAACGCCAACT GCATTTACAGCATCTGGTTCTACGATAAGAAGGACTGCCAGCGCATCGCTCAACTTATGGTGAC GATTGTGAAACAGGAAGCAGTTCAAGCCCAGAGGACGTCACCAGAGAGGGCGGGGCCTGGGAGGACCAATGGCTGCTCGGGGCCCCGTCCGATTGACATCATGGAGCTCCTCAGCAAGGCCAAGGAGGAGTACCACAgg acccagacaggagaCGGGGACATGTCCCTTGCTACTGAGCTGACTGGAACCAGCGCCCCCCTCAGAGCTGCTCCGGATCCTACTGAGCATGCTCacgcccccccccagccagagAAG AGCTCCCAGTCAGGTCTGAAGCAGATCACAGTGGAGGAGCTCTTCCGAACGTCTCAGCCCAAGGAGAGCGTTCTGCCTGTGCTGCCCACCTCCGACCCTGCCCTCCCTGCTAGCTACCTCCAGACTCACAGCTACCCCCCACCCGCACCCTTCCAGCCCCTCCTACgcccccacctcacctcccaCCCAGGGGCACACCCCCGTCCCCTGGCCCCAGGCCTGCTCCCCtacacctccctccacccaggTCCCGGCTTCCGAGGCGGTCTTCCAGGGGAGCAGCAGCCTCGCGCGTCCGTGTCCCCGCTCCTGGTGGCCTCACCTGGGGCTGAAGCCCGGCCGGCTCCCCCACCCTCTGCtataccctcctcctcctacctggGGCACGAGCTGCTGAGCACACTCAAACCCCCTGGGTCCTCGGACCTCCACAAACCCACCCTGGCCCCCAACTTCCTGCCCAGCCCGCTGGCCACGCCCCAGAGCTTCAGGGAGCCAATCAGCAAGCCTGGTCACTCTGCCCTCAATAGCATGGCAAGCCCAGGCCCAATCCAG cagcaggtgaaggagggggaggcgTTCTCCCAGGCCAGCCTGGTCAAACCCCTTACC GCGGGGCTAGCATTACCAGGGGCGGGGCCTGTCGTCTCCGGGGCGGAGCTCTCCGTGTTGATGTCGCCCAGCGCCTTCCAGCATTCCGTTGCCAAGGCAGCGGAGCGGCCGAGGAGCggcgcccctccctcctcccctcccttttcctctggGGGGGCCGACAACCAGCCACCCCCCTGCAACAAGAGCCAGCTCCAGGAAACACTCATCCACCTCCTCAAG aCGGACGCAGCCTTCCTCAGCACCATCCATGACGCCTACCTGCAGAGTCTCTCCAAGGACCTGGCCAACGTCCAGCTATAG
- the dcp1a gene encoding mRNA-decapping enzyme 1A isoform X1 yields METASKAGHLMSLAALQQQDPYINKLLDVTGQVALYTFNSKTNEWEKTDIEGTLFVYARSASPHHGFTIMNRLSTDNLVEPINKDLEFQLQDPFLLYRNANLGIYSIWFYDKKDCQRIAQLMVTIVKQEAVQAQRTSPERAGPGRTNGCSGPRPIDIMELLSKAKEEYHRTQTGDGDMSLATELTGTSAPLRAAPDPTEHAHAPPQPEKSSQSGLKQITVEELFRTSQPKESVLPVLPTSDPALPASYLQTHSYPPPAPFQPLLRPHLTSHPGAHPRPLAPGLLPYTSLHPGPGFRGGLPGEQQPRASVSPLLVASPGAEARPAPPPSAIPSSSYLGHELLSTLKPPGSSDLHKPTLAPNFLPSPLATPQSFREPISKPGHSALNSMASPGPIQQQVKEGEAFSQASLVKPLTAGLALPGAGPVVSGAELSVLMSPSAFQHSVAKAAERPRSGAPPSSPPFSSGGADNQPPPCNKSQLQETLIHLLKTDAAFLSTIHDAYLQSLSKDLANVQL; encoded by the exons ATGGAGACCGCTAGCAAAGCTGGACATCTCATGAGCCTAGCAGCTCTTCAACAACAGGATCCGTACATTAATAAACTCCTCGATGTTACGGGGCAGGTAGCACTCTACACATTTAACTCCAAAACAAACGAATGG gAGAAAACCGACATTGAAGGCACCTTATTTGTTTATGCCAG GTCTGCCTCCCCTCACCATGGCTTCACCATTATGAACCGTCTGAGCACGGACAACTTGGTAGAACCCATCAACAAAGACCTGGAGTTCCAGCTCCAGGACCCCTTTCTGCTTTACAGGAACGCCAACT TAGGCATTTACAGCATCTGGTTCTACGATAAGAAGGACTGCCAGCGCATCGCTCAACTTATGGTGAC GATTGTGAAACAGGAAGCAGTTCAAGCCCAGAGGACGTCACCAGAGAGGGCGGGGCCTGGGAGGACCAATGGCTGCTCGGGGCCCCGTCCGATTGACATCATGGAGCTCCTCAGCAAGGCCAAGGAGGAGTACCACAgg acccagacaggagaCGGGGACATGTCCCTTGCTACTGAGCTGACTGGAACCAGCGCCCCCCTCAGAGCTGCTCCGGATCCTACTGAGCATGCTCacgcccccccccagccagagAAG AGCTCCCAGTCAGGTCTGAAGCAGATCACAGTGGAGGAGCTCTTCCGAACGTCTCAGCCCAAGGAGAGCGTTCTGCCTGTGCTGCCCACCTCCGACCCTGCCCTCCCTGCTAGCTACCTCCAGACTCACAGCTACCCCCCACCCGCACCCTTCCAGCCCCTCCTACgcccccacctcacctcccaCCCAGGGGCACACCCCCGTCCCCTGGCCCCAGGCCTGCTCCCCtacacctccctccacccaggTCCCGGCTTCCGAGGCGGTCTTCCAGGGGAGCAGCAGCCTCGCGCGTCCGTGTCCCCGCTCCTGGTGGCCTCACCTGGGGCTGAAGCCCGGCCGGCTCCCCCACCCTCTGCtataccctcctcctcctacctggGGCACGAGCTGCTGAGCACACTCAAACCCCCTGGGTCCTCGGACCTCCACAAACCCACCCTGGCCCCCAACTTCCTGCCCAGCCCGCTGGCCACGCCCCAGAGCTTCAGGGAGCCAATCAGCAAGCCTGGTCACTCTGCCCTCAATAGCATGGCAAGCCCAGGCCCAATCCAG cagcaggtgaaggagggggaggcgTTCTCCCAGGCCAGCCTGGTCAAACCCCTTACC GCGGGGCTAGCATTACCAGGGGCGGGGCCTGTCGTCTCCGGGGCGGAGCTCTCCGTGTTGATGTCGCCCAGCGCCTTCCAGCATTCCGTTGCCAAGGCAGCGGAGCGGCCGAGGAGCggcgcccctccctcctcccctcccttttcctctggGGGGGCCGACAACCAGCCACCCCCCTGCAACAAGAGCCAGCTCCAGGAAACACTCATCCACCTCCTCAAG aCGGACGCAGCCTTCCTCAGCACCATCCATGACGCCTACCTGCAGAGTCTCTCCAAGGACCTGGCCAACGTCCAGCTATAG